In Streptomyces sp. NBC_01717, one DNA window encodes the following:
- a CDS encoding MarR family winged helix-turn-helix transcriptional regulator → METETATRWLSDAEQCAWRTHLDVSRLLMHQLEKDLQPFDLTMNDYEILVNLSESDGQRMRMSDLAAATLQSKSRLSHQITRMESAGLVRRENCESDRRGLFAVLTETGAETMHKVAPHHVASVRKHFMDLLTPEALADLHAALTPVADHLRGRRGKP, encoded by the coding sequence ATGGAGACCGAGACGGCCACCCGCTGGCTGAGCGACGCGGAGCAGTGCGCCTGGCGCACCCACCTGGACGTCAGCAGACTGCTGATGCATCAGCTGGAGAAGGATCTCCAGCCGTTCGACCTGACCATGAACGACTACGAAATCCTGGTCAACCTCTCGGAGTCGGACGGCCAGCGCATGCGGATGAGCGACCTCGCCGCCGCCACTCTGCAGTCCAAGAGCCGGCTCTCGCACCAGATCACGCGGATGGAGTCGGCCGGGCTGGTCCGCCGGGAGAACTGCGAGTCCGACCGGCGTGGGCTGTTCGCGGTACTCACGGAGACGGGCGCGGAGACGATGCACAAGGTCGCGCCGCACCACGTCGCTTCGGTGCGCAAACACTTCATGGACCTGCTGACGCCCGAAGCACTGGCGGACCTGCACGCGGCGCTGACACCGGTCGCGGATCATCTGCGGGGGCGGCGGGGCAAGCCGTAG
- a CDS encoding sensor histidine kinase, with amino-acid sequence MRSVRARTALGATVVVAVALIGAGLAVLLVLRANLTDQAGLQAEVAAREVAGQLALDVPVPQLDLPDAEEHPVQVTDEDGRLVAVSEDLVAITGTGTDRVEPQASAVPTSTGTDTDDDGGGDRHGGEDRGDDDANVSIPARGEVSTDDPDFTNGTATVDGGTADYRFASVSATTGAGVTLTVHAGAPLATEQKAVGSVSRAMLIGLPVMLLIVAAVTWLMTRRALRPVEGIRAEMSAITASEDLSRRVPEPGSRDEIARLARTTNETLTALEASVDRQRRFVADASHELRSPIASLRTQLEVGAAHPELLDVPGAVTDTVRLQALAADLLLLARLDAGERPGGTRLDMGALVHEEVSQRTGDRITVTVSVPPSEPLEVTGSRSQLARIIGNLLDNAERHAESSVAVSVRTVRGSVVVAVSDDGPGVPEPERERIFERFVRLDDARSRDEGGAGLGLAIARDVARRHQGTLTVSRSPEGGARFELRLPARPDPGR; translated from the coding sequence GTGAGATCGGTGCGGGCCAGGACCGCGCTCGGCGCCACGGTGGTGGTCGCGGTCGCCCTGATCGGCGCCGGGCTCGCCGTACTCCTCGTCCTGCGCGCCAACCTCACCGATCAGGCCGGCCTCCAGGCGGAGGTGGCGGCCCGTGAGGTCGCCGGACAGCTGGCCCTCGATGTGCCGGTCCCCCAGCTGGACCTGCCCGACGCGGAGGAGCACCCGGTCCAGGTGACCGACGAGGACGGGCGGCTGGTGGCCGTGTCCGAGGACCTGGTGGCGATCACCGGCACGGGCACGGACCGGGTCGAGCCCCAGGCATCGGCCGTGCCGACGAGTACCGGCACCGACACGGACGACGACGGCGGCGGCGACCGCCACGGAGGCGAAGACCGGGGCGACGACGATGCGAACGTCAGCATTCCCGCCCGCGGTGAAGTCTCCACCGACGACCCGGACTTCACCAACGGCACCGCCACCGTCGACGGCGGCACGGCCGACTACCGCTTCGCCTCGGTCTCCGCGACCACCGGCGCCGGTGTGACCCTGACCGTCCACGCGGGCGCCCCGCTCGCCACCGAACAGAAGGCGGTCGGCAGTGTGAGCCGCGCGATGCTGATCGGGCTGCCCGTGATGCTGCTGATCGTCGCCGCGGTGACCTGGCTGATGACAAGGCGCGCGCTGCGGCCGGTCGAGGGCATCCGGGCGGAGATGTCCGCGATCACGGCGTCCGAGGATCTGTCCCGGCGGGTGCCGGAGCCCGGTTCGCGCGACGAGATCGCCCGGCTGGCCCGTACCACCAACGAGACCCTGACCGCGCTGGAGGCCTCGGTCGACCGTCAGCGGCGCTTCGTCGCGGACGCCTCGCACGAGCTGCGCAGCCCGATCGCGTCCCTGCGGACACAGTTGGAGGTGGGCGCGGCCCATCCGGAGCTGCTGGATGTGCCGGGGGCGGTCACGGACACCGTGCGGCTCCAGGCGCTGGCCGCCGATCTGTTGCTGCTGGCCAGGCTGGACGCGGGGGAGCGGCCGGGGGGCACCCGGCTGGACATGGGCGCGCTCGTCCACGAGGAGGTCTCGCAGCGCACCGGCGACCGGATCACGGTGACGGTGTCCGTACCGCCGTCGGAGCCTCTCGAAGTCACCGGCTCACGCAGTCAGTTGGCGCGAATCATCGGCAACCTGCTGGACAACGCCGAGCGTCACGCGGAGAGTTCGGTCGCCGTCTCGGTGCGTACGGTACGCGGCAGCGTGGTGGTCGCGGTCAGCGACGACGGGCCGGGCGTTCCGGAGCCCGAGCGTGAGCGGATCTTCGAACGCTTCGTGCGCCTGGACGACGCCCGCAGCCGCGACGAGGGCGGCGCGGGCCTGGGCCTCGCCATAGCGAGAGACGTGGCCCGCAGACATCAGGGCACCCTGACGGTCAGCCGGTCCCCGGAAGGCGGTGCCCGCTTCGAACTGCGCCTGCCGGCAAGGCCGGATCCAGGCAGATGA
- a CDS encoding response regulator transcription factor has translation MRLLIVEDEKRLAMSLAGGLTAEGFAVDVVHDGLEGLHRAGGGAYDLVVLDIMLPGMNGYRVCAALRAAGHEVPILMLTAKDGEYDEAEGLDTGADDYLTKPFSYVVLVARIRALLRRRGGGSASPVLTVGALRMDTAARRVLLGEDEVTLTAKEFAVLEQLALRAGQVVSKADILEHVWDFAYDGDPNIVEVYVSALRRKLSAAAIRTVRGAGYRLEAL, from the coding sequence ATGCGTCTGTTGATAGTGGAGGACGAGAAGCGGCTGGCGATGTCCCTGGCCGGGGGACTCACCGCCGAGGGCTTCGCCGTGGACGTCGTGCACGACGGACTCGAAGGGCTGCACCGGGCGGGCGGAGGGGCGTACGACCTCGTCGTTCTCGACATCATGCTGCCGGGGATGAACGGCTACCGGGTCTGCGCCGCCCTGCGCGCCGCCGGCCACGAGGTGCCGATCCTGATGCTGACGGCGAAGGACGGGGAGTACGACGAGGCGGAGGGGCTGGACACCGGCGCCGACGACTATCTGACCAAGCCGTTCTCGTACGTGGTGCTGGTCGCCCGGATCCGGGCACTGCTGCGGCGCCGGGGCGGCGGTTCCGCCTCGCCCGTGCTCACCGTCGGCGCACTGCGGATGGACACCGCCGCCCGCCGCGTCCTCCTCGGCGAGGACGAAGTCACCCTTACCGCCAAGGAGTTCGCCGTGCTGGAGCAGCTGGCCCTGCGGGCGGGACAGGTGGTCAGCAAGGCGGACATCCTGGAACACGTCTGGGACTTCGCGTACGACGGGGACCCGAACATCGTCGAGGTGTACGTGAGCGCGCTGCGGCGCAAGCTCTCCGCCGCGGCCATCCGCACGGTGCGCGGCGCCGGCTACCGGCTGGAGGCGCTGTGA
- a CDS encoding PepSY domain-containing protein, with the protein MKHRIAIAAVTAAVLIGGGTAAAAAFADDSGRDSHDSAEVLGKHTSDDDTNDDRGLHTSRPASVTRSAAIDAALRSAPGTVTSIELDDADRSGGAPHWEVEINGKDGRHHELNVDARTAAVTPHHSDDGHHGGGRHEHDRHDDRDDD; encoded by the coding sequence ATGAAGCACAGGATCGCCATCGCCGCCGTCACCGCGGCCGTACTCATCGGCGGCGGGACCGCCGCGGCCGCCGCCTTCGCCGACGACAGCGGCCGGGACAGCCACGACAGCGCGGAGGTGCTCGGCAAGCACACCTCCGACGACGACACCAACGACGACCGCGGCCTGCACACGTCGCGGCCGGCCTCCGTCACGCGCTCCGCTGCGATCGACGCCGCTCTGCGCTCGGCGCCGGGCACGGTCACCTCGATCGAGCTCGACGACGCCGACCGGAGTGGCGGAGCGCCGCACTGGGAGGTCGAGATCAACGGCAAGGACGGCAGGCACCACGAGCTGAACGTGGACGCCAGGACCGCCGCGGTCACCCCCCACCACTCGGACGACGGTCACCACGGGGGCGGCCGGCACGAGCATGACCGGCACGACGACCGCGACGACGACTGA
- the meaB gene encoding methylmalonyl Co-A mutase-associated GTPase MeaB → MVDVPTLVEQAREGRPRAVARLISLVEGASPQLREVMAALAPLAGNAYVVGLTGSPGVGKSTSTSALVSAYRRAGKRVGVLAVDPSSPFSGGALLGDRVRMSEHASDPGVYIRSMATRGHLGGLAWSAPQAIRVLDAAGCDVVLVETVGVGQSEVEIASQADTSVVLLAPGMGDGIQAAKAGILEIGDVYVVNKADRDGADATARELNHMLGLGESRGPGDWRPPIVKTVAARGEGIDEVVEALEKHRAWMEEHGVLAERRAARAAREVETIAVTRLRERIDDLHGDRRLDSLAERIVAGRLDPYAAADELVAGITGA, encoded by the coding sequence ATGGTGGACGTCCCCACCCTGGTCGAGCAGGCCCGTGAGGGCCGGCCGCGGGCCGTGGCCCGGCTCATCTCGCTGGTGGAGGGGGCGTCGCCGCAGCTGCGCGAGGTGATGGCGGCCCTCGCGCCGCTGGCCGGGAACGCGTACGTCGTCGGCCTGACCGGTTCGCCCGGTGTCGGTAAGTCGACCTCCACGTCGGCGCTCGTCTCGGCGTACCGGCGGGCCGGCAAGCGCGTCGGTGTACTGGCTGTCGACCCGTCGTCGCCGTTCTCCGGGGGCGCGCTCCTCGGCGACCGGGTCCGGATGTCGGAGCACGCCTCCGACCCCGGCGTCTACATCCGTTCCATGGCCACCCGCGGACATCTCGGCGGCCTCGCCTGGTCGGCGCCGCAGGCGATCCGGGTGCTGGACGCGGCGGGCTGCGACGTGGTCCTGGTGGAGACGGTCGGCGTCGGCCAGTCGGAGGTGGAGATCGCCTCCCAGGCCGACACCTCCGTGGTCCTGCTCGCCCCGGGCATGGGCGACGGCATCCAGGCGGCCAAGGCCGGAATCCTGGAGATCGGCGATGTGTACGTCGTCAACAAGGCCGACCGGGACGGTGCGGACGCCACCGCGCGGGAGCTCAACCACATGCTGGGCCTCGGGGAGTCCCGGGGGCCCGGCGACTGGCGACCGCCGATCGTGAAGACGGTCGCCGCCCGGGGTGAGGGCATCGACGAGGTCGTCGAGGCGCTGGAGAAGCACCGGGCGTGGATGGAGGAGCACGGGGTCCTCGCCGAGCGGCGGGCGGCGCGCGCGGCCCGCGAGGTCGAGACGATCGCGGTCACCAGACTCCGCGAACGCATCGACGACCTCCACGGCGACCGTCGCCTGGACTCCCTGGCCGAACGCATCGTGGCGGGCCGCCTGGACCCGTACGCCGCGGCGGACGAACTGGTGGCGGGAATCACCGGGGCCTGA